The genomic window TGGGCTTTGTGTCTCGGAGTACCTGAGAAGGCCTTTGTCAGGGCCATGTGTTGAGAAGTGAAAGAGAAAGGTAAAGTCAGGTGGAGTTGGGACAGCTGTAGAGGGTCTCATCTCTACATTGAGTTTAGATTCTATTTGTCTACAAGGATATTATTCACTGCAACATGATTTGTAATAGcatatgttttctttcaaaactaTCTTAATATCTAACCTTACGGGACTAGTTATATAAATTGATGTATCGACATATTGTATACAACTATTGAAATCATGGTTTGGCCTTTCAAATTTTATACTGATAAATGTTATCCTCTTGATCAGAAAAAAAGATGTTATTATAGTTTCTTTTATAGCTACAGAACAAACATGATAGTTCTCATGTGAAAAGCAGCTAAGACCTTGAATTTTAAACTTAGGATGAGTCCACAGAGATGTGATGAGAAAAATATGCTGACAGTTGTGATTTCACACCTTggggttttggtttggggtttggggtttggTCTTggggcattttttgtttgtttgtttgtttgtttttattgtcttggttttgatttttcaaaacagggcttttctgtgtagctctggctgtcctggaactcactctgtagaccaggctgacctcgaactcagagatacacctgcctctgcctcctgagtgctgggattaaaggtgtgtgctaccactgccctggGATTTCAGGCCTTGTTAATCACCAGACGATTGGATTCATTTTTGCTGGGGATTGGAAgaaattgttttggttttctgaaaggatctcactgtgtagccctggctaccctggaattgggtgcctctacctccctgaatgctgggattaaaggtttgggCTGCTACCACCTGCTGCACGGATGCCTTTAAAGCTAGATCTCCCCACATATTGTACTTACACAACTGATTTAGGGGGACCTAAATGCCAAACGTGAATTTATCcctattgtatttttttctttctcctttgagcCTATAATTGCAGCCCTGTCAAAATATTTTTGGATTTAATTTTTGTTATCTTAGCTATTCATCCTTCCAGCTTTCTGCTATTGTTAGAGCCTGATAAACATGCTACATTATaaactgactgtgtgtgtgtgagcacacacacacacacacacacacacacaaaacacggggtgggggtggagagagagaacatgctgtGAAAACTGCAGTTTCAAATATAAAggattttatttcctatatttagTGATATGTTGAAGATGAGTTAGTGCTCAGAACAAAGCCCTAGCTAACACTGGACAAAATGTAGAAATGTGCattgaaagaaaatacaattagTTAGACAAAACTCTGACTCAGTAGTCCTAAAATAAATCTAACTGTACTACCATGCTGCCTGCAGGGCTTTGCCCTTGAAGTGGTGACTAGTGTTTACCTGGTACTTGACACTGAGTGTGTTAGGACAGCCCCTATCTATCTTCAGCTTTACTGAGCAAAATAGAGCATTGAATTGTTTGTATAACCTGCTCGCAATTAGCCTGTGGTACTTCCTGGTGCTTATGGTTAAATGAAAGGAGGGAACAGAGAAGACGGATTTGATCAAGATGATGgcactttcctttctttctaaaaaGAATTGCACGTGGAGGGACAGTTCATCTGATCCTTTCAGTAACGTGTCCTCCACAAACCTGTTTTGCAGTGTTCCTGCAAAGGCTGGTGCGGGAACAAGCAATGTGGATGCAGAAAGCAAAAGTCAGACTGTAATGTGACCTGCAGCTGTGACCCCACAAAGTGTCGCAACCGCCATCAGAACCAGGTAGGAATGATATTGCTTCCCCTTACTGTCCCTTTGGACCTTTCTGGAGTTTCTATCCTCCTTCCACCCTGAACCCTGGAATCTCCTACCCAGCaatccctccccttcttctctgcacCCAGAAAGAGGCTCACTTCTCAGGTATGCACTCCCCACCCTCCCCGCCAGCTTTGCTCAGAAGCTTCTGTCTGATTTCTGAAACAGGAACAAggaccaggaaagcaagagcttaCAGGTGGACAGGGACACGGGATCAAACTAGTCCAGAGCCTCAGCTGGGACCGTGAAAGGCATGTGCTGAGATGGCAGCTTCCAGAAAGGCACTTAATCCTTCTGGGGTCTTGAGGCAGTAGCTAGTAGACCCTAAGGGAACCAAGCATTCATGGCTTGTGGGCAAGACCCACAGGAATCTGGTCGAGTGGTCACTGTGCTGAGCCAAGTTGGCTGTGGCTTTCTTTATATCACTCCTAGGAAGAGCAAACTCCGAGAAAGCAACTGTGCTCGCGAAGAGCAGCACCTTCAGTCACTGAACTTTCCCTTCCACCTGCCTGTGACTGTGGCAAGGAGTCTTTGCTACAGCtcttgatacatacatacatacatacatacatacatgcatagccCAAGGCTCCTCCCAAGTGCAGTGTACCAAGCATCCATCATGCATTTGCTAAGcatttacacaggaacaatttgGCTTGAGCCTTTATCAAAGACCTCTAAACTATGTAAGCACCAGAGGACTGAAGTGGCAAGCTACATGTCTGTCAGGCTAAATGGCAGGGACATAGTTGGGACCTGTATTTTGTGGTTTTCCATTCAGGGTTCTAGAGCCCTGAAGCTGCTACATGAATCTCTGTCCCAAACCTTCAGGATTCCATTTCCATCAAAGCCATGTGTGTCACTTACTTTCCTGTTGGGCCTCACTCGGGATTTCAGTTAAAGAAAATCACTGCTCTGGGCCACTGTTTCCAGTTTACAGAGAGAAAAGTAAAATCCAGAGGCAAACTGATGTGATGCGCCTGATACGCAGCTGGTCCTGGTAACTTAGGATGGAGCCTCAGACTTAAAACAGCTACAGTTTTAATCCCAACTCTGCCAGAGTCACTTTGTGATGACCTAAGTGACTTCTATCCTTTGGATTTTGTTTCCTTATCAGAAAGGAATACCAATGCAGGTAGCCTCCTATAGGGGTGTTATTGTAGGTAGTAGAACTTTAATCAAAGAAATAATCAAGACTTGGcctaattttatttgattttttttttttgagagtagGCCTTCCTTGTTAAAACCCTATGTTGGACTCAAACTTGtcattcctctgcctcccaagttctgggattgcagaTATATACTACCACACCCAAGTTGACCTAATTTTAAAGTTTCATTCATAGTATGTCTCCTTCCAGACCTACACGGGTCTTTGGAGTCTGTCTCTTAAGCATGACTCCATTCCTTTGGGGACAGAACATGTTAAGCCCTATGGCCTCTCCAAACAGTAGCTCCCTTAGGTTTGCTTTGAGTAACTGTGTGATTGGGTCCTCAGAGCTGGGACCTACCTGGCTGAAGAGGAACAGGCTGTTTTGAACTCAGGTAGCTAAATTATAATAAGCCTATCTGCTTGATTTCAGGACTTAGATGCTTTTGAGCTAAACCAAGATTCTGAAAACTCCTTCAAACTGGAAGATCCCACAGAGGTGACCTCAGGATTAAGCTTCTTCAACCCTGTGTGTGCAACTCCCAGCAGCAAGGTGAGTGGCTAAATGCAAGACTTGAAAAAACTATATGCACACCCTTCTCTGCATTGCCTATAATAGAAGGTTGTGGGGAAAGATATTATCCTATTGCTGTGCACTGGCTGTCGTGTTTTCTCGAAAACAACAGTTGTAGGGAAGCCTCGTGGAGCCTTTGTAGTGCTACGCCGGGCCCAGGTAATCATTGCTATCTCTGTCTTCCCTAGATCCTCAAGGAACTGTGTGATTCCGATCAGGTGCCGCTGAAGCAGCCTGTGTTTGTCTCTTCTGATGACCCAGAACTGAAACCTGCAGCATCAGAATCACAAGAAAATAAGGCCgcggggaagaagaagaagcgaGCTCTAGCCAGCAATACCAGCTTCTTTTCTGGCTGCTCTCCTATCCAAGAAGAGTCCCACTGAGGCTAGGGCCATTGTCTCTTCTGTCTGCCCTGGACTTACTCTGAGGGAGCAGCACAGAGGGGAAGGCCATTAATGACTTCTGTAGCTTTAGGTCTTGCTattgagaaaaggaaaaaagtgtcCCTGAAAGGAAGAGGACCTTTGCTGAGAGTTGGCCTTTACTACCTAAGCCCTCAAACAACTACTCTGCTTCTCTAGAAGGTGCTGAGCCTTCTATTGAAGAGAGAACCAACTGACCTTCCTGCTGACTAAGAGGAGCCAGTCCCCACTACAACGTAGCTCACTGTTTGCGAGCAGTTGAACTGTCTCTTCATGGAGCTCAGACCAACATGTTCTTCTCTTGTGATCAGGTTGGCTTAATGGAAGAGCCTCCAGTAGGACGGAGACCCGACTCGACCCCCTCACCACACCTCAGATCGGGCAGGGAGCTTTCCTGCTCCATCCAACTCCGGACTTTGCAAACACTTCAACTGTCGGTCCCGTGTGTTACTGAAgtgaatgaaatattttttaaaatgttaagaaaataaataaatctcagttCATCTACTATTTGAAGGAGATCCTTTTATGctagaggaagaaataaaattccagCATGTTTTCTTCATCCCCTGGGAAGTCTTAAAGAGATCCCATTTCGATTTCCCCACAAATACACATGCTTCCTTTTTCTGGGAAGACTGCCTAGTGTTTTGTttcgtgttttgttttgtttacaggGAGAGGAATTGAGCAAAGGGACTCTGACATGCCGAGCAAACTTTCTATCCCTGAGCTGTACCCCAACCCAGCTTCCTACCCTCTCTTAGGGTGTTGCACCTCTGCTGCTCTAGGGGGACGAAGGACACTGACAAAACTAGTTTCTTCTACACATTTAGTGACCATCCCCATCCCCACACTCCTgacagaagtcctgagttcaattcccagcaaccacatggtggctcacaaccatctatgacaTCTGGTGCTCACTTCTGGCTTACAGGCACATATGTAGctagaacactgtatacatagtaaacaaatctttttttaaactgTTCAAGGTCTTTAGGAGCCTGTACTCTgcatataagaaaataaagtgtCAGCTTTACTATATAACAGCAAATACCTGAAAGAGGGAGTTCATCGGGGAAATACGTTCATTTTAGCTCATGGTTTGGGAGGCCCTGGGCCCTGCTTAGAAGCCCATAGTAAATCATTACAGAAGTATGATGGAGCAGAGCCAGGATGGAAGAAACAGTGGAAGGATCCAGGTCTCATCACCAGCCTTCAAGAGTATATCCCCCAGGATATACTCCACAAGTATGTCTCCCCAAGACACTCCACAAGAACCTTCCTCTCTAAAGTTTCCCCCAACCTCCCAAATGGTACCACAGGCCAGGGAACAAGCTGTGaacacatgagcctttggggAACATTAACTATCTAACATACAGAGATAGTGCCGCGGTACAAAGAGCTAGTTATATAGAGTTACAATGTCAGTGAGTAACAGAGCTAGGAACAGAACCCAGTTCTGTTTACCTTATAGCTCTTTCTAATACCCTGGAATCTTGATTAATGGGTGTAGAACCACGCTGCTTTTCAGTTACAGAACAAAACTACTGCACCCTCGCTTTCTCCCTTAAAAAGGAAGTGGAGGGACAAGGATTATTCCTTACCTTCCATCGGGTTTCTCGGCTCCAGTTAGAAGCTAGAAGGGGGCCAACCATGTAGTGCCTCTTACAGGCTCTATTTGAAACTTTTTGGGAGTTTGCAAGCCTTGAGACTTATCCATACATATTGAATCCTgttcccaccccaccacccctaAAAGGCTCTCAAACCATCCCCACATACAAGAAAACAAGACTCCAGAATCCACCACAACCCAAGCAAAGGAAGTTGAAAACAACCTGCCAAGAATGGCTCCCAGCGGAGGACTAGGTGACCCGCTGGCCCTCCCTGGCTTCCTGCCAGCAAGCAGCCTTGCTTCTCTTTGCATTTTAATTCTGAGAGAGTTAGAGAATCTCTGTCATTGCCAAATAGAGCCTCTGGATACAATGGGAAAGCTGAGAGGGAGGGAACCAGCTCCTGGCAGAAGAGAGCCAGTCTCCCTTGGCTGGATAAAATTgaatgtgtgtggggtggggggaggggaagccagcTTATCTGTAAGGAGTCATCCTTTCCCACCAACACCCGGATAGTGCTCACACACAGACCCCAAGTCACTTCATCAGCCACAATCCAGGAGCTGTCCATCAAGCCCCTCCCCACTCACATGTGACCCTGGACTTTTTATACTAAGCTGACCACAGCTCCCTAGGTCACCTGCTGCTTTTGCACGCGTTCATCTTCCAAAAGCCTGGTACCCTAATACACGCTACACTCCTGAAGCCATTCAGCGCTTGGTAAACAAGGCAGTGAGACTGATGTGTGAGTGAGCATCTGATATGGGGTGCAGTGAGGGCTGTTGAGTACATCCACAGGGTCCCCTGGTCCAGAAATGGGGCACCTTGCTGCCCAGAGCTCATAAAGTCACTTGAGTAACATCACATAGATATAACTTGCAGAAGTGTAAATAGccaagaggaaagggaagctaatGATTGGAAGTTGCACTCCTAGGAAGCTTGAGGTTAGACTTCCTTGTATGCTCAAGACTTTCCAGGGGACTGGCAGGGCCCCTTCTCCTCACTGCCAAGTTGCAAAATTGTGTGGTCACCTCCCCCAGCTTCCCTCCCTCCTATGCCCTCAGTCCTGGCCTCCTAGAGCCAGGACAAAGCCCTCAGGCAGTGACTgggaggggaacaggaggagggacagagagatggggaaggctGCACAAAGGAATTCCTCACACCAAGCCCCCTGACTGCCAGCTCCAGAGACGAAAGAAGCCGACCTCCTCTCCAGCCCGCTCACTCGCGCCCATCTTCCCACCATGGCTGTGTTCGGGTCATAGAGCCTCTCCAGGCCTTCCAAGAGGACCCACACTTCTTCCTGTAGGTGGCAACAGAGACACCTGTTTGACCAGTGAGGCTGAGCCAGGGACTgcaagagggaggaggcagaCAACTCGGAGAGGCGCTGAGAGGCAGAGCGGCTGGCTCCGGCTTGCTCTGAGTGAAAGGTGTGAGGGCTCGGGAGGGCTGGGGGCGACCCTGGGAGCGGGGAAGCGAAGAGCCGCTGAAGCCGGTAGGGATGGAGttcagggagccaggcagcaACCCTGTCAGATTCCCTGCTACGGTCTTTCAGACTGGCCAGATCCCGATTTCCATCTTCCAGGCAACTCTTGAGGGAGGTAGGACTCTGGAAATCTGGGGTGCAGGGGTACGACTCTAGAGGAAGCAAGGCCTGTGGATTGGTGGTCAGGGCAGGCTACTGTAGCCCGGTTCCGGATGGGGAGAAGCAGGAGCCTCTCTTTGGGTTGACTAGCCAGTCAGTCTCCTGGGAAGGGACCCGGCTCCCACCCCCTCCACTCCCCAGACAGGACCCTCCTTTCCCAAGGGGAACTTAGTAAGGGGGCAGGTCCAAGAGCAGACACACCTTGCCTTCTTGCAGGAGCCCTCACACAGAGGGAAAAGGGCACTGTTCCTTCGTACAGGACAGGACAGttagatatgagagagagaggagagagagagagagagagagagagagagagagagagagagagagagagagagagagagagagattatccaGATGCTTCTTTACATAGTCACTTTGAAACCCATTTTACTAGTCCACtagtgcacacacatggacataggCTGAtacatgacacacagtcacacccTTCTTACTGCTTGCATTAGTGATTCAGTAGCAGACGTCTCTCCTGCTTCAAACTGCACAGCCTCTCAAGTAGAATCATACTCACGAGCCCAGTCTGGTTTGGAGATCAGCTTGGTCTCAGCCACACTGAGAACCACAAGGCACAGGAATACCCTGCTCCAAGACAATTGCCctgccactaccaccacccccgctacacacacgcacaagcagacacgcacacatgcacCTTTGCCCTATGTGCATAATGTACTTTCATTAAGGATAGCTCAGAGGGTGGGGCCTCTGGGAAGGGGAAGGCGGGAGTTGGGTTTCTATTTGGGGCGGAGGGTGACTGGATAtgatgtctgggaaggaaagggtaaGGCTAGGATGGGGTGACCTGTATTTTCTGGACTGTGCAGACAGGAATGAGGTTCCTTTAGAAGGCTAGGCGTCAGGGTTCAGGCAGCCTGCTCCCCTCAAGTCTTCCTTCTATTGTCAGTGACCCTAACCCCTGAGAAGTGGACACAGAAAAATCTTTTAGTCAGGGCTTTGTGGTTTGTTCAATTCTGTATCCATAGCAACTAGTCAACTGGCTGTGCCTCCCTCAGCCTGGGGTCAGAATGAGAACCTCTGCTTCAGGTTGACTCCTGCTTCCTGGGGTGCAAGGCAGCACTGGGCTGCTTCAAGCTCTGTCAGATCTGCCTTAACTTGCTGAACTGAGTTTGCCCCACCCTGAGGCAATCTCTCCTAAGTTACTCTGGGCAAGCACTCCAAACCCAGATTTGGATGTCATTAAATAGGAAGGATCTGGAGAGAGTGGGTACACACAGATGCCTACAAAAAAGGCTGGACCACTGTTTTCCCAGGTATCAAAAATAAGGGCCAATGAAAGACTCCAGAAACAGTCCCTCTTTTCTAGGTTTGGAATCAGCTCGCTAAATCCAGAGCTCTGGGTCTGCTCTGTGATCAACCAACCTTCCCACTGAGCAGTATCTGCCCCAGGCTCCTCAGATACATGGGAAGGGAGACTGGGATCTGTCCTCTATCAGGGTAGCCGACGGTCAAATGTCCTTTCCCTCTGCCCCCAGGCCTCCACCATGGCAGACTCCCCCAGCTGCTGCTCTGTCTGGGCCCGCTGCCTCCACTGCCTGTACAGCTGCCACTGGAGGAAATATCCTAAACAGAAGATGCAAAGCAGCAAGGTGGAgaagggattggggggggggcggcaaaTCAAAAGACTAAGGCTGCTCGGAGACAATATGGAGACCCATCGTATTCACAGGCAACTGGGAGGAAGGGGCTTTCTCTCCCCCAGGAAGAAAGTTTCCCTCAAATACTGGGAGAACAGCTCAGTGCAGGGCCGGAAGCTGAGCTGCCATTCTGGGGGCCTCTGAGCATGAAGTGGGGCTCAGCTGACAGCTTCTCTCCTGCTCCTTTGCAGTGCGACTGCGTCTGGTTTGGCCTGCTCTTCCTCACCTTCCTCCTGTCCCTGGGATGGCTGTACATCGGGCTCATCCTTCTCAATGATCTGCACAACTTCAATGAGTATGTCACGTACCCTGCGCCCTCCCCCCCTGTTCCTCCTCATACCGACCAACCTACATCCAACCCTGCACTCAGCCCCCACTATGTCATCCCCGGCTCTACACGGCCCCAGAACCCCAGCACTTCCAACGACCTTAAAAATTTCCTCCAAGAAAACTCACCAATTCCTAGAGACCATAGCCCTAAGAAACATTTCCCCTCACTCCCATCTAATGGGTTTTCTGGATCTAGCCACTTCAGctcccaacccccctcccccaagtcacTTCCTTCCCTTGAACACCTTCCTTTACCCTCCTACAGATTCCTGTTTCGCCATTGGGGACACTGGATAGACTGGTCCCTGATCGTCTTGCTGGTCATCTCCCTCCTGGTCACATATGCATCCTTGCTATTGGTTGGTCCAGGGACATCTGGCCTAACTCCCACATAAGCCCTTCATTCCTGCTCAGGTCTACTGTCTTGTTCTCATCCTAGCCACTGAGGGAAAGAGGATAATTCTTGGGTGGGAAGAAGATACCAGTCTGCAAATCCCTACTAGGAGAACTTGCCTTCCTCTCCCAGAGCCTTCTAAGTGTCCCTTCTGTCTGTTCCCAGCTCCTGGGCCTGCTCCTGCAGCTCTGTGGACAGCCTCTACATCTTCACAGTCTCCACAAGGTGCAGTGAATTGGCagtgatggggagaggggatgctGGGTCTAGCCCTCTGATCATTTGCTTTTCTATGCCTGGGGTCCAGATCAGGACCTGAAACCCAGTACATATTTATTGAGTGAAAGGACAGTGGATGCGTTCAGGAAGGGGAAGAATGTCTGTGTCCACAGAATGAAGAGGTAGCCCCAGTAATCATGAGCCTAGGCTAACAAGGAAGGTCCATTCATTCATCCCCGGCCCCAGGTGCTGCTGCTCTTCATTATACTTCTAGTGGCCACTGGCCTTGTGGGAGTGGATATCCAATGGCGGCAGGAGTGGCATAGTTTACAACTGTCACTGCAGGTGAGTGGCTGATCTCCACTATCTAGGTGGGAGCCTTGGCCCATGGCCAATTCTGGAACATTATATTGCCTCCTGGTCCTATGAGACTGTAGCTCTCTCTGGACGGCAGAGAATGGGGCAGGCACACGCCGAGCAATAGGAAGAAGACCTTTCCTCACCAGCTCTTTTTCCACAGGCCACAGCCCCATTCCTTCACATTGGAGCAGTTGCTGGAATCACCTTGTTGGCCTGGCCTGTGGCTGATACCTTCTACCGCATCTACCCAAGAGGTGCCAACATCGGCCCCTGTTCACCCTCAGTGGACACCAgtgtctcttcctccccaccccccagcttccTTTACCTgagctctgccctctgcccctaGAGTGCCACCTCACCTGTTGCCTTTCCCGGAAGCTTGTTTTCCACTTTCTACAGGCCCAAAGGTTCTACTGCTGTTGCTATATTTTGGAGTCACCCTGGTCATCTACCTGACACCCCTGTTCATCTCTTCCCCCTGCATCATAAAACTCAGAGATTTACCCCCGAAGCCCGGGCTGGTAGGACACCGAGGGGCCCCCATGGTAAGTGATGGGCAGAAACCTGGACAAGTAGAAAAGAATCTGCTCCTCTAGGCTTCAGGGACCAGGTCTGTGAGTTCCCAGGCCCACCCTTCCCTGCTACCTTCTCACCAACTCCCTTTCACAGCTGGCCCCCGAGAATACCCTGATGTCCCTGCGAAAGACAGCTGAATGTGGAGCGTCTGTGTTTGAGACAGATGTGATGGTCAGGTAGGTGATGGAGGGTGGGGCCTGGGGGGGACACAGTGGGGACACTCAGGAAAAGATGGCAGTTCCAGAGCTTTGTGCCCTGACGTTTCTTGTGCCCACAGCTCTGACGGAGTCCCCTTTCTCATGCATGATGAGCGACTG from Apodemus sylvaticus chromosome X, mApoSyl1.1, whole genome shotgun sequence includes these protein-coding regions:
- the Gdpd2 gene encoding glycerophosphoinositol inositolphosphodiesterase GDPD2 codes for the protein MADSPSCCSVWARCLHCLYSCHWRKYPKQKMQSSKCDCVWFGLLFLTFLLSLGWLYIGLILLNDLHNFNEFLFRHWGHWIDWSLIVLLVISLLVTYASLLLLLGLLLQLCGQPLHLHSLHKVLLLFIILLVATGLVGVDIQWRQEWHSLQLSLQATAPFLHIGAVAGITLLAWPVADTFYRIYPRGPKVLLLLLYFGVTLVIYLTPLFISSPCIIKLRDLPPKPGLVGHRGAPMLAPENTLMSLRKTAECGASVFETDVMVSSDGVPFLMHDERLSRTTNVASVFPERISAHSSDFSWAELQRLNAGAWFLERKPFWGAKKLSDSDQKEAENQTIPALEELLKEAAALNLSIMFDLRRPPRNHTYYDTFVNQTLEAVLSANVPQAMVLWLPDEDRANVQQRAPRMRQIYGHQSSNGTERPQFLNLPYQDLPVLDIKALHQDNVSVNLFVVNKSWLFSLLWCAGVDSVTTNDCQLLQQMQYPLWLIPPEKYLMIWVITNCASILLLLSIFLLRGRCANRNRTGLETTVLLTKINNFTSE